The genomic window GAGCCGGCCCCCACCGTGCCGCGTCACAGCCTGGTGCAGCGACACCACGTGGACCTGCAGGACTACCGGTGCTCCCGGGACTCCTGCCCAAGTACGGTGCCCCGGGAGCTGGTGGTTACCATCGAGCTGCCCCTGCTGCGCTCCGCCGGACAGGCGGTCTTGGAGGTGACCGAGAAGCAGCTGGCGCTCGACTCCCGCAAGCCCGACTACAGCCTTCGCCTCCCGCTTCCTTACCCGGTAAACGAGAGCCAAGGTAGCGCCCAGTTCAACAAGGCCAAGCGGCAGCTGGTCGTTACCTTGCCCGTGGTGCCCCCGAAGCACAGCCTAGAACACCTGAGCCCGCAGGAAGAcgaggggaaggaggagacagaaagagaggaggaaaggagagaggcgGAGGAGGCGGGGGAGAAGACTGTGGAGGGGGCTGGCCGGGGCTCCGCTTCGGTAAGCGGTCCTCTGAAGCCAGAAGGGGCGGAAGAGTTGGTGGGGCCTTTAGGATGCGAAGACATGCCGAGAACGGATGGCTCTGGGTCCGATGTGCGTACGTCCGAGGAGTTGGGAAGCCAGTCTGACAGGCTCTTGCACGGTGCTAGGATGTTTACGGACTGCAGCCAAGAAACCTCTTCAGATGCCCTCATTCCTTTCCAGCCTCAGCCTGAGAATTCCCGGGCTTTGACCGGTGAAGAAAGGACAGACCCCCAGGAGGGCACCACGCAGGACCAGGCTACGGGGAGGGTGACCATGCCACCAGACACTTCAGGGCTGGCACTTGCTATTAAAGCAAATTCACCACGTTGCCCTGATGAAGAGGATCTTTCTTCAGAGACCGTGGCCCTGCCTGAGAGCAGTGATGAAGTGCCACCCTCCGGGGCACGGAGTTTACCAGGGAATGCAGGTCCACTAGGTCCTTCAGCGCAGCCATGCGTTAGTACAGCAAGTCTATCAAATGGCACTGAAGGAGAGGAGCCTGCCTTGTCTGGAGGCAGGCAGGAGGTACCATCCTCTGGGATACCGAGCTCTCCGGAGAATACAGCTTCACCAGGAGAACCCAAAGAGGAAACCACTGTTGGAAGTGGAAGCCTTCCAGAGAATACAAATAAAGTTCAGCCTAGAGAAACAGTTAACTTCTCAGAGACTGATGGAGGGAAACCCTTGTGCCCTCCTTTGCAGTGTAATCAAGATGAAAAGTCTCTTACTTTGTTAATCCAAGTGCCTCAAGTCCAGCCACAAAGCCTTCAGAGTGATTTGAGTCCTCAGCAATACAAACTTAGCTTCTCCACACAAGATTTtgtttcttattcattcattttgcagTTTGCTCCTGAAAATAAATTGAGCACCAAAGAAGGGAAAGttaatatttcttccttcaacacaGTGATAGAATTGGCGAAATCTCCAGAGAGTTATGGGCACTGGAAAAAGTGGTATTTTGGTTTGAGCAACAGTTGTTTGCAGGTAAcagttctcctttctcctttataacttttaaaatagaCCCATTTTTCAAAATTAGTATGCATTCCCGTTGTACCATAAGTGcattctgaaatattttttaatgatgtAGAGTCAAATCTGTAAAATACAAATGATGGGGGatgtaaaatacaaatttttggTGGTTTACATAGTTTATTTAATTATCTATCTAGCATGAACAAAAACTGAACTAAACAGAGAGCTGAAAGCAAAGAATATATCCCCTAACGCAGGAGGggaaaaattgaattattttgtttgagTTTCATTGTACCCAGTTTTTGAAACTCATCTTCAGGGTTAATTAAGGGCAaaggattctagtttttaagcATAAACCTTCTAGTTTGGAATCTTTGAATCTTAGATGTTAAGTACATAAATGACTTTTTTCTGGAGATAAATAAGTTAACTGTCCTTTGTTGTTCTTAGACCTTTTTTTCCCAAAAGGATCAatcttgaattggatttaagtgaggcaaagtttttaaagtcatttgtcTCACTCTCGtctggaatcatagaatttataAATCTAGTCCAGGGCCtacaatttacaaatgaagaaacagaggcccagggaagttcTGATTTGCCCTTGTCCAAGGTAATATAGATTAGTAACCAGTAATGGGGTTCAAAGTCAGGTCATCTAATGCTAAGTCtagagttctttccattacagTAAGTAGAAATCAACTTAAATATTTTTAGAGAGAATTATGAAACATTCTACTTATCCACTTTTACAATTAATAACATAAAACTATTCAGTAAATTTAACAATAAGTAAACCTAATTCTATACTGAGAGATCCCATGCCTCAGTAGAGTGAAGTCaaatatgttccaggcactctgctaagccctggggatacaaagagaggcaaaagcaaataaagaaacaaacaaaaacagtctctccttcctcctcccctcccctctaagATCTCATAGTGTCACAGGaatggggaaccttcagcctcaaggcaACGTGtgaatttggattcaatcaaagggctgcacttgaggacctagagagccatatTTGGTCTAGAGGCCAAAGGTTCCTCACTCCTGTTAAAATTTTCCCTATTCCCtaatgggaaagggaaggaagtaagcatttttaagtgcctgctatgtaccaaTCAGtttacatatatctcatttgatcctcataaccttgtaaagtaggtgctactgttattcactccattttacagttgaggacactgaggcagaagttaagtgacttgcccagagtctcatagctagtgtctgtattgttaatgtatttttgcataatggaaagatctttcccatccattaataggcccatgtgacttgcctgagtcacatgagtctgtggtgggaggagcttgctgaacacgTGGAACAGAtctgagaggaagttggacacAGCAGTTAGAGCTAAAGGGGAGACGAAGCAGGCTTTGAGctgttcatttgtgggaaggccctagcacggggaaggcttgggaatggtgatgccccctgcattgttgttgtctatagatttctttgttgctgtgaatTTGGCTTTTtcgtgttgggatttggctttctggtgtttcagtaaatgttttggttctatctgccatgtggagagtctgttatattttgtgattcagaattgcaggGGCATTTTCATAGCTACTGtagggcactgtgaatatcaagTTGGTGCTAcagtgtctgaggttgtatttgacctcaggtcttgaacccaggcccagagctctatccactttaccacctaactgcctcagtgAGAGAGACAGGATGAAAACCATTATTTTCAAACacgatatatacaggataaatctgAAATGATcagcagagaaaagggagaagcatTAAGGAGATCCTTTCCTAGAAAGTGggactttagctgggacttgaagcaaGCCAGGAAGTAGAAATAAGGAGGGGAGAGAGTTCTGGGCATGAGAGTTCCAGTTAATGAAAATCTGTGGAGTTGGatgatggagtgtcttgtgtgacaGCAAGAAAATCAGTGTCACTAGACTGCAGAGTTTGTAGAGAGTAGTGATGTCTTAGAAAATTGGAAAAGTTGGAAGGGTCAGGTTATAAAGACTTTTAAAAGCCAGAGCAGATGTCAGTGACGGAAAGTGAATAGTgtctaaataattaaaataatggtAGGCATAAGTAGACTGCAATATATGACCAGTTATtgaataagcattgattaagtactgGCTATGTGGTAGCCACCGTGCTTAAGATATGGGGATACACCCGAAAGGTAAAAATAtcctctgcccttgaggagctaacattttaatgggggagacagcttGCAAATACCTAGGGGCATACAAGATCTATGAGGAGTGgatggaaggtaaccttggaTCTGAGAAAGGGTTTTTGCGGAAGCTGTGATATGAGTCTAGTCTTCCATACAAGCTAAAAAGCAGaatgcctggaacatattagACTTCACTCTTCTGAGGCATGGGTACTCTCAGTGTagaattaggagagcatggagtggtctgtttttttgttgtttagtcatttttcagtcatctgattcttcatgatcccttttggaggttttcttggcaaagacactgaagtggtttgccattttcttctccagctcattttacaggtgaggaaactgaggcaaacaaggttaaaagatttgcccaggatcacacaactagtaagtgtctgaggtctgaacttgggaagaggagtcttcctaactccaggtctggcattctagccactgcatcacctaggtTCCCTGTAGTATTCTGTTTAGGGAACAGCAATTAGGCTAGTGAAGCTTAATCATAGAGTGTATGAAGGGGAACAAAGGTGTAAGAAGACCCAAAAGTTAGGAAGGAGCCTGgttttgaagagttttaaattccaaagagAAAACTTTATATTTGGATCtgaagataatagggagccactggaatttattgaattagGGAGGTGACATCGTCAGACCCAGGCTTTAGAATGATCTTTTTGACAGCTGTGGGACGGATttagaatgaagagaaaattgagtcaggagacctaTTGGAAGGCTGTTGTAAGAATActtcaataagaaatgatgagtgcgTGAATGAGCTAGAGTCATGGAGAGAGAGGCATTTCTCTCAGAGATGTGAGGGTAGAAACCAGACTTGGATCTATGTGGTGAATGAACATGACAGTCAAGTTTAGAAATTCAAGTGACACTGCCTGGCTCTAGGTGAAGAATTGTTCAAGAGAAGGATGGTAAAGGATCCCATTGGAAAGTTATGACTGAAAAGGAGATTGGCTGGTTATGAAACAAGAGCTCCATTGATGTCAGTTCATTGTAAAGGCTCTAGAGAAAGCCCCCAGAATGTCGGGTGGACCTCCTGGGGAAAGTTGTcaggagaacatggacaagaatcgTACAGGAGGGTATGAGTTGTAATCTGTACCTTAGGAGAGTGAGCCTAGGTTGAGGTCATAAATCCATCAAAGTATCAAAAAAAGGTCCACCTCATAGGATTTCTGTGAGcattaaatgaaattaagtatATAAAACACCTGACCTACATTTATATCAAACTTTTAAGGTTTGCATTTATTGCTGACTGGGGGATTTAGGTGAAGCTTTGTGAGGAGATAGCATTTGAATTGAGTTTTAAAGGATGAATAGggattcagaaaagaaaaggaaaggaaggacatTTCAAACATGAAGGAACAAAGGAATGGAAGTGATTGAATGGCCCAGAGAGTAGTCTAGTCCAACTTGATAATGGTGGAGAATAATGCAGGAAAGTTTGGAAAATGGAGTGGTACCGTATTATGGAGGTCCTTAAGAGATAGCATAAtgtaatggatttggagtcactaGAGATCTGTCTCCTACATTTAAATTAGTCTGCCTCTAGATGTCAGTTGAAAAAGACCCAGTGGGATCTAAtgtttgtaaaagcactttgtgACCTTAAAAATCACCATCTATATGTGAACTTTAATTAACTTTATTTGATAGACAAGTAGAAAGCTACTGTATGTTTTTGAGCCAAGGAGTAACATGACTAGATCTGTGCATTAGAGATAGAAAGGTTGTCCTGATATCTCTatgaaagattaataaaaattggGGAAGTAGAAGTGGGATGACTGAATTGTAATAATAGTCCAGACTGGTGATAATGAGGACCTGTCTATATTAGGGTAGTGGCAGTGGGAAtgaaaaaagaggataataaaggaataaaaatatattgagaactgaagcagaacttagtaaatgtttggaTAGGAGAGTTGAATGGGGTATGTGTGAATAACCTCAGGTAAGGGGTTAGATAAGGGAAAAAGTTGAATCATGGAACGCTGGGAAGGTAGTGGTACCATGGAGACAGTGAAGTTAGGAGGACAAGCAGGTTTGGGAAAAGATAATTCAGTTCTAGATATGTTGAGTTTCATATGGCAGTGACGCATTCAGGTGGTGATTTAAGTGGACTGATCAGTGGGTctggagaggagaaaacagaagggGCATATCACATGAATAGAAAAGGGTATAGAAAGGAGAACACAGGCTGTCACCTATAGGCCTGAGAATTTGCCTTTGATACTTGGAAAAAAAGTTTAGAATGTATCATTGAACAAGTGGTTGAAGAACACATAGAAAAGACCTTGACAGACTAAACTCATTGTCTTTCTTGACAGGATTACAGAACTAGTTGAAAAAGTAAAGTTTACTTAGAATTTAACAAAacttttgatactatttttttatGGAGAAAATGTGGAGATATGGATTATGTAATACAATCAAATGGTTGATTGTGAACTTTGATCATTGGGTGGCTTGCTTTGAATAGTTGAGATGTTAATGGTTCAATATCTGGATTAGTGTTTGCGGGaaggaagtaaaataaaaagcTGGGGAAGATCAGAAAGGACCTTTCCCAGGATAAACTCTTCACCTGAAATTTCATCATCTTGGAGGTTGATTCAGCTTTGATACTTAACACCCTcagttaataatgataatagctaacatttatagccTTACTGTGtgcctaagcactttacaattattagctcatttttcttcttttttaaaatttagtattttattttcccccaattacatttaaaaacaatgtttaattATTAGCATCTTTGAACTTGACAACAACCCTTCGAGGTAGGTGcaagtattcccattttacagataagaaaactgaggcaagcccAGGTTAAGGGATTTcccacagctagtgggtgtctgaaactggatttgaactgaggtcttcttgactccagacctaagGATCAGTCCACTAGCTGCCAATTGTCTCTCCCTTCTGATTGGAGGACTAGAGGGCAGTCCCTCCTCCTAAGGCCATTATAGAGGCCTCAAACTTTTCCAGCTTCCTTCATTTACCATCTGTTACTCTGTTACCTTGCTTGGTTTCCACTCTcctttttcaactttcttttttgaTTCGTCtttcttcattagattgtaagctcctggaaggcagggacagtttttctttttcctaaagtATTGATCTGACCCTGTCAACCTCCCCCTACAGTGAATAACTCTAGTGACTTCCTGTTATTTCCAGGACCACTTAAAAAATCTTCAGTTTAgaggcatttaaagttcttcataacctggccccttcaaAAAATCAATAGttgataaacattttttaagtgcctgctatgttccaggcattgttgTTGAGGcatttcagttgtctgactctctgtgcctccatttgaggttttcttggaagagatactagagtggtttgccatttccttctggctcattttatagttgaggaattgaggcaaacatggttaagtgactacacagctaggaagtgtctgaggccagatttgaattcaaatcctcctgactccaagcctggtgctgtatccacttgGACACCTAGATGCGTAGGCAGTTAATTGATAGCTGATGGGGGTGGGTGGATCAAAGGAGGATTGGTTAAAGAGAGGATATTGGGAGATGATATCTGAATGATGATTGAAGAAGAAGCAGGGAGAAGACCCTGGATTAAAACCTAGACCCCTACTGaataatcatttctctttcttattccttgttataagggatgaccctctggaaggaggagggagaaagatacATGGAGAATTTTAtatgatgtaaaaagaaaatttatttttcaaaactgtACATTTTTAAGTTGCCCTCCAATCTCAAATTTGTGTCTTCTTGAACTTTTAGGTACCGGTGATTCAAGTGTAACAggacaataatagctaacattttaggtaatacttttaaagtttgcaaagtagttAATttgtattacttcattttatcttcataacagtTCTGGGAGATAATtgcttttattatccttattttacagatgaggaacctaaggTAAACAAGTTAAACGATGGTTCATGTATAACACTAAAGGAATTTAAACACaatatcacttttcttttttcaggaaAGGTTTTTTGTCATCGAAGAAAACGTTGATGAATTTCTTGAAGGCATCTTGAATGTCAATAAGTCagccccccaaacccagccattAATTGAAGTACTTGAAGTTAGTGATAAGAAGACCCAAATTCAGTTAAAGGTAAAATTTTGGTGAACTCTGTAGAGGAGAgatttgtgaaatatttaaagTGTAATAATCCCACTTTTGCCCTTTGAGTGTCTTTTAATGTATTCATCATTTAAACAATAACTAAACACATGAAAATTACACTTAAAtttcacttaaaagaaaaatgcattgTCCTTGATGCTATAACTATAAAATAATGCTATCTGGAGATGGCCCTGAGGCAGTGGGAGACTAGAATGAAGGATAAGCTACAACAACAATGCTGTCTAGATCTTATTTTCTAATCCTGGAACTGAATTAATTTGAAACATGTACTACTAAGTTGTGCAGTTCTTtagttattttaataattatttattaatacttATTTTATGAGAAACTTGCTTAGCATAGAGAACCTGGAACAcaggagacacttaataaatgtttattgattgctgATCTTGAAGTGGAAAATATTCATGAGTTTCATACAACTTAAGCCTTTCTAAAGAATTTCGCACTGGTGTACAATAGAAGCTAGAACTTGACCTAGAATTTAGGTTCCTGGGTCATAGAATTTTGGGATTTAAAGTGACCTTTGGTTATCTAGTataattcctttattttgcagattaagaaactgagacacaggagTCGAAAGTCCTATACAGTAAATTAGCGTTAGACCCCAAACTAGGGCTCTTAACTTTCAGTCCAGTTTCTTATTCCACGCTATACTATGTTGATTCCCAATGTTAAGAAACAGTTAAATAGAGTATCTTACTGATAGTTTTCTCCAGGGAAAACACTTGATTTATGACAGGTGATAAACAAATTTCTTACAATAATccacaaattatattataatttacaCGTATGTcagtttgcaaagaattttacatatattttctcatttaaacctCAGAACACCATTGTGAAATGGGGGATacagttatctccattttactgaagagaaaaactGCGGCTAGGAGAGATTAAATGGGTTTCCTTCCCAGTGAGTGGGAGAGGCAGGACTTTCCACATGCTATGTAGACCCGTTCTAGCTATTCATACCAGGGAGACCAGGAAAGAAGGTGATGTATTTAACTGATGCTAAACAAATTAATCAAAATCCTATGATTTCCACACTGATCTTAATACTTAGTTTGATGGGCTTTCATGCCCAAAACAAAgataattaaactttttttaaatcagtagttttattttttcccaattacatgtaaaaatcattttcaatattcatttttgtaaaattttgagctccaaatttttctccctggCCTCTCTCCAATATAGCaaacaattagatataggttatacgtgtacaGTAATGTTAAACATATGTCCACATTAGTCAttgttgtgaaagaaggattGGAACAAAAGGGacaaaccacaagaaagaaaaatagagaagatagcatgctttgatctgcattcagactccatagttctgtctctgaactatgtctcattttccatcttgagtcttttgaaattgtcttggatcattgcattgctgaaaagagcaaATCTAAAAGATAATTAAACTTAAATTTTCtaagctttctttctctttcctttctagacTTTGTTATTAGAGTTAATACtatctgtattttttattatagCAAGCTTTAGATTTTCAGTCAgggtagttttcattttggtcaCATATtctaataaaatacaataaacatGCCTGCCATGTATAGATCCTGAAGGGGAAACAAAGTTTGGACAAGACATTCCTTTTATATTCTAGTATTAGTCCTTCTAGAATTTCTATCCCCTCTCAGGTTTATGATGTACTTATTTCCTTGctcttccacttcctttcctgGGATTCCAAACCTACAAAGATTTTTCAGTCACCTCTCTCAACCTTAATATCACTGATGATGAGCTATGGAAGGTCTCTGTCCCTTTTCCTTTGCTGTCTGAATGGCAAAGAGCCTTCCCTATTTGTCCTTgaaaaattattcttctggtcTTTAGGCTTTCTTGCACTAGAGATCTCAATGCCTCCAGGTTCTGAAATCTTTGTCTTACGTTGACCTGGGATCTCTCTCCTTGATGGTTTGCCTGGAGTAAATGCATTAGTCTGACATAGAGAGTAAAGACATCCTAATAGCAAAGTGTTGGCTTCTTCAGCTTTTTCTCTTAACTGACTTAGCTAGAATGATTTCTTCTCTTCAGAGAGCTTGTGATCTAGGGGTTTGCCTGGAGTAAATGCATTAGTCTGACATAGAGAGTAAAGACATCCTAATAGCAAAGTGTTGGCTTCTTCAGCTTTTTCTCTTAACTGACTTAGCTAGAatgatttcttctcttcttcagagaGCTTGTGATCTAGGAGGAAGAAATGTTGCCTTTAGGATTCTGGCTACCCTGAGCTTCAAGCCCCAATACTGTTCCCAAAGCGGATTCTCCTCACCCTAGCCCAAGCTTTCCTAAATACCTCAACCCCCCACTCCAATCCAGTTGTAAATCTCTGTTTCTTATTCCTAACTTGTCAGCAGGACTGAGATGACAGGTGCTTCCAGGGTCAGTAGGCGACTGACATCTTTCTCTGTTCTAGCGTACTTTCCTATAACCAGGTTGCTGAATTATGTCTCCCTTTAGGGTAGTAATTTATTAAAATCCTGCTCAAATACAGATAGATTCACAACAACAAAATGCCAtctggatataaagaaaaaataacagaccACTCCTCACTAAATAAGGGTGCCAGTACCAATGAGGTCCTGAATAAGTAGGCTGGACATTGTGAAATGAAAGTAATTATTTAGACAATTGttatattttactatttttgttttcagtattagACAGTTAAACCATTTGGTGATTGTTTAGTGCCTATTTCAAGAACTATGAATGAAATCTTATGTTTGTTGATTTGGCCTCTGATTAATCACAGAAAAATGGAATAACATTTTAGTTGGAATACTGCAACTCTTTAACTCATTTATGAGTTATGTCTGCTATCACTTGTAATATTTGTTAAAAGTATTTTTGATGTTGCAAAATTATATCATAAAagttccaaaaaaagaaaaagaactggttGAAGTGGATGAGGCTGGTAACCTGAGCTAGCTTTATTGTTCATTCATTGAGCTCAGgacattttaaaagttcaggACATGTCAGACATTTCTGTAAATTAGCTGAGAGAGAGCCAGAGGTATTCCTCAGACAGCATGCAGTCGGAAGCACAAAAGGTAACATGGATTATTGGTTTCTTTTTATTGTGACAAATAGActtcagagaaataatatttGCTGATCTAAGCCACATGACCAtcagagaaaatatgcaaacatgGCCAAAAGAAAATGGGTAAAGGTAAGGATTCTGGGGTCTAAGTCCATAGGCATTTCCAGAATGATGATGGAGTTTTCATCTGTTCCCAGAGGAAGAAACTTTTAGAAGCCATATAGAAAAGTGCCTAAAGGTTGTTTCATCCAGGTTTCTAAGAACAAAAACACTAACTCATCAAAGCCAAGGGTCCAAGAATGTAAGTGCAACATTATGAGGGCTTAGAGATATTGACTTTACATTTGTAAATAATACTAGGGGGCAGGTTCTGGGAAAGTTTCAAGATTTTACTTGTCTTGGAATTGGTGTGAACAAAATCTACCTCATGCTAGAATTCTGGGTATCTGTTTAGGATCCAAACCAAATTAGAAATGTATTAAAGCTTGAGTTGCTTGCAACTTTATTCATCTCACATTGTAggtttcttatatttttcttacttttttcttaatttcttagtAAAATTAACTAacctctttaaaaatgtttaagtgAAGTCATGTAAGTAAACTATTCCCTATACTGAAGTACTTGGTGtatctatattctttttttcatcattacaacttccaaaaaaagagaagaaataggaaggtgtttgtttttttccctttgtgctCCTTTTGGTATTGTATTGGcaagaaaattcaagaaaagtCCCCAGCACATTAGCATACCCCTTACTGCAAAGTTATGAGAAGACATAGTTAGAAGCAGCAAGGCTTGATGGGTTGGCATCTTCATAGTTGGAGGCAATTAGATTACACAACTAATAGAGAAATAACATACTACCAATCCAGATCaaaattttctgatttctttaacATACAGAATTTGTAGTAATGAATGTATTCTTTTAGAGATGATGACATGTTTTaatatttagtcatttttaacaAAAACCTACCATTTAATTGTTTTGTTTCAAAAAGcaattcatttatttctcttgacAGTCAGAAGAAGTAGATGGCCAAGATCAGcttaatgaaatggaagaaagatttAATATAAGCCAtctgactgaaaaagaaaatatacttggAACAAAAAACAGTAACAATACAACTGATGTTGAAGAAGAACATAGAAAAGGAAACACCAAACCTCCTGATCCTtatacagcagatagagcactaaAAAAGAGCAGTTGTGGGTCAGCCCCATGCCTGCAACATGAACCTCCTAGTGCTTCTACAGAGGTTATTGAAAAATCTCAACAATCTGACTCAGTGTCCAAACTGgttttcacaaaagaaaaaattcctgtttattcaaataatgaaaaacaaactaTAAAACAACCAGCATTGATGGAAGAGAAAGAACTGGGTGAAGATCACATACTTCAAAGTATAAAAGAAACTGATATGAAGGATGGAAGTGTACAGATTATTAAAGAACATGTGACTAATTGTGCATTCACTTTTCAGAATTCTTTGTTATATGACTTGGATTAATTTGGAGATTTTATCAGATTCAAGTCAAAACTCATTCAGTTAAAATCATTAGAATTTTGTGTTCCTGTAACAATTAACTCATATCTAAATTCACATCAAATTCAGGGTCTGGCAGAAACCagtaaatagtaaataatttATCTGATTACTTTCAGAGATAAATTTTTAAACTAATTATATACCCGAGCAGTTCAAACCTTTAGCTACATCatattaatttttcaattaatattttataaatactgaTAAACATAAAAGGAAATGGATTTACCAATTCccctaatttttttctaaattatttgaGTTTTCTGAATTTTAGAAGTAAAG from Notamacropus eugenii isolate mMacEug1 chromosome 1, mMacEug1.pri_v2, whole genome shotgun sequence includes these protein-coding regions:
- the DNAAF2 gene encoding LOW QUALITY PROTEIN: protein kintoun (The sequence of the model RefSeq protein was modified relative to this genomic sequence to represent the inferred CDS: inserted 1 base in 1 codon; deleted 2 bases in 1 codon); this translates as MATAASRPLPPLCGYQSAVAPVTPLTRPLRQSGCTARGLPRARPVRRRGEASSPXPINLMASENPASLLQDLDLSAEEVKKLTSAFEDPEFRRLFGEYAAELSDPENRRRYEEEITALERERGVRVQFLHPEPGHVLRTSLNGAQRCFVNICSNPLLGRPSSQPGSGGPQGSARGRLWSLPYSLAPGREYMGRQGARYKVYDVIFHPDSLSLGRRHERFRGMINSTALEAVEKQFGVQLDKRNAKTLKIKYKGTPEAAVLRTPLPGGPPRAPEGEGSGDDPLSAFPYPYPYPDAAKKPPAPQPQGSTPSREEPPEPAPTVPRHSLVQRHHVDLQDYRCSRDSCPSTVPRELVVTIELPLLRSAGQAVLEVTEKQLALDSRKPDYSLRLPLPYPVNESQGSAQFNKAKRQLVVTLPVVPPKHSLEHLSPQEDEGKEETEREEERREAEEAGEKTVEGAGRGSASVSGPLKPEGAEELVGPLGCEDMPRTDGSGSDVRTSEELGSQSDRLLHGARMFTDCSQETSSDALIPFQPQPENSRALTGEERTDPQEGTTQDQATGRVTMPPDTSGLALAIKANSPRCPDEEDLSSETVALPESSDEVPPSGARSLPGNAGPLGPSAQPCVSTASLSNGTEGEEPALSGGRQEVPSSGIPSSPENTASPGEPKEETTVGSGSLPENTNKVQPRETVNFSETDGGKPLCPPLQCNQDEKSLTLLIQVPQVQPQSLQSDLSPQQYKLSFSTQDFVSYSFILQFAPENKLSTKEGKVNISSFNTVIELAKSPESYGHWKKWYFGLSNSCLQERFFVIEENVDEFLEGILNVNKSAPQTQPLIEVLEVSDKKTQIQLKSEEVDGQDQLNEMEERFNISHLTEKENILGTKNSNNTTDVEEEHRKGNTKPPDPYTADRALKKSSCGSAPCLQHEPPSASTEVIEKSQQSDSVSKLVFTKEKIPVYSNNEKQTIKQPALMEEKELGEDHILQSIKETDMKDGSVQIIKEHVTNCAFTFQNSLLYDLD